In one Kluyveromyces marxianus DMKU3-1042 DNA, complete genome, chromosome 4 genomic region, the following are encoded:
- the RPL10A gene encoding 60S ribosomal protein uL1 has translation MSKITSSQVREHVKELLKYSNETKKRNFLETVELQVGLKNYDPQRDKRFSGTLKLPVCPRPNLSICIFGDAFDVDRAKSCGVDAMSVEDLKKLNKNKKLIKKLAKKYSAFVASEVLIKQVPRLLGPQLSKAGKFPTPVSHNDDLYAKVNDVKSTIKFQLKKVLCLAVAVGNVEMDEDTLVNQILMAVNFLVSLLKKNWQNVGSLVIKSTMGPAYRLY, from the coding sequence ATGTCCAAGATCACTTCCTCTCAAGTTAGAGAACACGTTAAGGAGTTGTTGAAGTACTCCAACGaaaccaagaagagaaacttCTTGGAAACCGTTGAATTGCAAGTCGGTTTGAAGAACTACGACCCTCAAAGAGACAAGCGTTTCTCTGGTACTTTGAAGTTGCCAGTCTGCCCAAGACCAAACTTGTCCATCTGTATCTTCGGTGATGCTTTCGATGTTGACAGAGCTAAGTCCTGTGGTGTCGACGCTATGTCCGTTgaagatttgaagaagttgaacaagaacaagaagttgattaAGAAGTTGGCTAAGAAGTACTCTGCCTTCGTCGCTTCCGAAGTCTTGATCAAGCAAGTTCCAAGACTCTTGGGTCCTCAATTGTCCAAGGCTGGTAAGTTCCCAACCCCAGTCTCCCACAACGATGACTTGTACGCTAAGGTCAACGATGTTAAGTCCACCATCAAGttccaattgaagaaggtcTTGTGTTTGGCTGTTGCCGTCGGTAACGTCGAAATGGACGAAGACACCTTGGTCAACCAAATCTTGATGGCTGTTAACTTCTTGGTTTccttgttgaagaagaactggCAAAACGTCGGTTCCTTGGTCATCAAGTCTACCATGGGTCCAGCTTACAGATTGTACTAA
- the MRM2 gene encoding 21S rRNA (uridine2791-2'-O) methyltransferase, which yields MLSSLVVPRVPNYRPFVSLTLRLVRHNSNSQNRWLARQKNDHFTKAAKEQQFRSRAAFKLMDIDDKYKLMKKKHKVLDLGFAPGAWSQVARKRVGPEGMIMGVDLLRCPPPKGVFSIQANILSKKTHELIRFCFARHIQLNKHDELHKDHGYFQHMLEEELNHVRESEEYKELFSQADVSNSVERYPVDVVLSDMMANTTGVSIKDHYMSMDLCDAALIAAIDLLKPGGSFVCKLYAGSEDSLLESRLRKVFRKVDRFKPHASRNESKELYFIGREKLAKVDKLKVFLEE from the coding sequence ATGTTAAGCTCATTGGTAGTGCCTCGTGTGCCGAATTATAGGccttttgtttctcttACTTTACGGCTGGTACGGCATAACTCCAATTCCCAGAACAGATGGCTAGCAAGACAGAAGAATGATCATTTTACAAAGGCAGCTAAGGAACAACAGTTCCGATCCAGAGCTGCTTTCAAGCTAATGGACATTGATGATAAATACAAgttgatgaaaaagaagcacAAGGTATTGGATCTGGGGTTTGCTCCAGGTGCGTGGTCACAAGTTGCAAGGAAGCGTGTCGGTCCTGAAGGCATGATAATGGGTGTGGATTTACTCCGTTGTCCTCCACCCAAAGGAGTTTTCTCGATACAAGCCaatattctttcaaagaagactCATGAGCTTATCAGATTCTGCTTTGCACGTCACATTCAATTGAATAAACACGATGAGTTGCATAAAGATCATGGGTACTTCCAGCATATGTTGgaggaagaattgaacCATGTGCGGGAGTCAGAAGAGTACAAAGAGCTTTTTTCGCAGGCTGATGTTAGCAACAGTGTCGAAAGGTACCCTGTCGATGTTGTTTTAAGCGATATGATGGCCAACACCACAGGGGTGTCTATTAAAGATCACTACATGTCAATGGACTTATGTGATGCTGCATTGATTGCTGCTATAGATTTATTGAAACCAGGAGGTTCGTTTGTTTGTAAATTATACGCTGGTAGTGAGGATAGTTTGCTAGAATCGCGGTTAAGGAAAGTGTTCAGAAAAGTTGATAGATTTAAACCTCATGCTTCTAGAAATGAGTCGAAAGAGTTGTACTTTATAGGACGAGAAAAACTAGCCAAGGTTGACAAATTAAAAGTGTTCTTAGAGGAGTGA
- the SEC27 gene encoding coatomer subunit beta', which produces MKLDIRKTFSTRTDRVKGIDFHPEEPWVLITLYSGKIEIWNYETQTQVRSIPLCDAPVRAGRFIARKNWVVVGSDDFKLRVYNYNTGEKVTEFEAHPDYIRSIAVHPTRPFVLTGSDDLTVKLWNWEKNWACEQTFTGHEHFVMSVAFNPKDPNQFASGCLDHTVKVWSIGQDVPNFTLKAHETKGVNYVDYYPLQDKPYLITTSDDGTIKIWDYQTKSEVATLQGHMANVSYAVFHPTLPIIISGSEDGTLKIWNANTYRLEKTLNIGLERSWCIATHPSGKCNYIASGFDDGFTVLSLGDDQPKLSLDPVGKLVYTGGKGFVTDVFSAIIRGNEEVEEGGALPLQSKELGYIDVFPQSLKHSPNGRFVAVVGDDQFIIYTALSWRNKGFGKCHDFVWGPDSNSFAIIEESGSVAYFKNNNKVTSWSIPLEYGIEKLFPGSLLGVKADGFTYFFDWESGSLVKRIDVDAKDVVWSENGELVMIINKDRDADSNEEASAYALLFNKDAYDEALASGNIDEDGVEDSFDVLYEVSEGITSGKWVGDVFIFTTPTNRLNYFVGGKIYNLAHFDKQMYLLGYLPRDDKVYLADKDIHVYGYEISIDVLEFETLVLRGELAEAKSTVLPNVQGKENLLRISRFLEGQDLFEDALEISPDAEQKFDLALKLGKLSLAEEILSEQESENRWIQLGDAALKKFNFTLALQCYKRANDLESLFLLYSSFNNKQELISLGKNAETSGKFNLAFNAYWVAGDVTGAKNLLLKSGRVPEAALLSLTYGEPDAGVNEVVDIWKQTLLKDGKAGIAQRIGIIGETEGFPSREPQTLVDLDTPKDGKEEIEAEEKTNEEEQVETEKVVEETKEAEAEQEEKEEKEEKDTDEVPEKFTDAEE; this is translated from the exons ATGAAATTGGATATTCGC AAAACTTTCAGTACAAGAACTGATAGGGTGAAAGGTATTGACTTTCACCCCGAAGAGCCTTGGGTTCTAATTACACTATACTCGGGGAAAATCGAGATATGGAATTACGAAACCCAAACTCAAGTGAGATCCATTCCATTGTGTGATGCTCCTGTAAGAGCTGGTAGATTTATTGCCAGGAAAAATTGGGTTGTTGTGGGCTCTGATGATTTCAAATTGAGAGTTTACAATTATAACACTGGTGAAAAAGTAACTGAATTTGAAGCGCACCCAGACTATATCCGTTCCATTGCTGTGCACCCTACGAGACCTTTCGTATTAACTGGTTCTGATGATCTGACTGTCAAGTTGTGGAACTGGGAGAAGAATTGGGCTTGCGAACAAACTTTCACTGGTCATGAACACTTTGTGATGTCTGTTGCTTTCAACCCTAAGGATCCTAACCAATTTGCTTCTGGGTGTTTGGATCATACCGTAAAGGTTTGGTCTATTGGTCAAGACGTTCCAAACTTCACCTTAAAAGCCCACGAAACAAAAGGTGTAAACTACGTGGACTATTATCCTCTTCAAGATAAGCCTTACTTGATCACTACTTCTGATGATGGTACTATCAAGATCTGGGATTACCAAACAAAATCAGAAGTTGCTACTCTACAGGGTCATATGGCTAATGTATCATATGCCGTATTCCATCCTACTCTACCTATCATTATTTCGGGCTCTGAAGATGGTACtttgaagatttggaaTGCCAACACCTATAGGTTAGAGAAAACCTTAAATATTGGTCTTGAAAGAAGTTGGTGTATCGCAACTCACCCATCCGGAAAGTGCAACTATATAGCCTCTGGGTTTGACGATGGTTTTACTGTATTATCACTGGGTGATGACCAACCTAAGCTCTCCTTAGATCCAGTGGGAAAATTGGTCTATACTGGTGGCAAAGGTTTTGTTACAGATGTTTTCTCCGCCATTATTAGAGGCAATgaagaagtggaagaaGGTGGTGCCCTTCCTTTACAAAGTAAAGAATTGGGTTACATTGATGTTTTCCCTCAAAGTTTGAAGCATTCTCCAAACGGAAGATTTGTTGCAGTTGTGGGTGACGACCAATTCATCATATACACTGCTTTATCCTGGAGAAACAAAGGATTTGGTAAGTGTCATGACTTTGTTTGGGGGCCAGATTCCAATAGTTTTGCGATAATTGAAGAATCAGGATCCGTAGCATACTttaaaaacaacaataaagTGACATCCTGGTCGATCCCTCTTGAATATGgcattgaaaaattattcCCTGGTTCATTATTAGGTGTTAAAGCCGATGGATTCACTTACTTCTTCGATTGGGAATCTGGTAGTTTAGTAAAGAGAATCGATGTGGATGCAAAGGATGTTGTTTGGTCTGAGAATGGAGAATTAGTAATGATAATCAATAAAGATCGTGACGCTGACTCTAATGAAGAAGCCAGTGCTTATGCTTTACTATTCAACAAGGATGCATATGATGAAGCATTAGCATCCGGTAACATTGACGAAGATGGTGTAGAAGACTCCTTTGATGTTCTATACGAAGTTTCAGAGGGAATCACATCAGGAAAATGGGTTGGAGACGTGTTTATCTTTACAACACCAACAAATAGATTAAACTACTTTGTCGGTGGTAAGATTTACAACTTAGCTCATTTCGACAAACAGATGTACTTATTGGGTTATTTGCCTAGAGATGATAAGGTGTATTTGGCTGATAAAGACATCCATGTCTATGGTTATGAAATATCTATTGACGTTTTGGAGTTCGAAACTTTAGTTTTAAGAGGTGAATTAGCAGAAGCTAAGTCTACTGTGTTACCAAATGTCCAAGGTAAAGAGAACTTGCTCAGAATCTCTAGATTTTTGGAGGGCCAAGATTTATTCGAAGATGCTCTTGAAATCTCTCCAGATGCTGAACAAAAGTTTGACTTAGCTCTAAAACTAGGAAAACTTTCCCTAGCCGAAGAAATATTATCAGAACAGGAAAGTGAAAACAGATGGATTCAGTTGGGTGATGCCGCattgaaaaaattcaacTTCACTCTAGCTTTGCAATGTTATAAGAGGGCCAACGATCTAGAATCTCTTTTCCTACTGTACTCATCGTTTAACAATAAACAGGAGTTAATTTCATTGGGAAAGAATGCAGAAACTTCAGGTAAGTTCAACTTAGCTTTCAATGCTTACTGGGTTGCTGGTGATGTTACTGGAGCAAAAAATCTACTATTGAAATCTGGCAGGGTTCCAGAAGCTGCACTATTGAGTTTGACATACGGCGAACCAGATGCTGGTGTCAACGAGGTTGTGGATATATGGAAGCAAACCCTATTAAAAGACGGCAAGGCAGGTATTGCCCAAAGGATCGGTATTATTGGAGAAACTGAGGGTTTTCCATCTAGGGAACCTCAGACTTTAGTTGACCTTGATACTCCAAAGGACGGAAAGGAAGAAatagaagcagaagaaaaaacaaatgaagaagagcaagTAGAGACGGAGAAAGTagttgaagaaaccaaggaaGCCGAAGCAgaacaagaggaaaaagaggaaaaagaggaaaaagatACCGATGAAGTCCCTGAGAAATTTACTGATGCTGAAGAGTAA
- the FLC1 gene encoding transient receptor potential ion channel family protein — protein sequence MIMKDFLAKCWILLCFLIASASAKRNLVATSLVTCMDNSQLTANSFDVVFNPDDSSLHYTLDITTEVNGYVVAQAEVYAYGFRVINKVIDPCDSNWKQFCPLYPGVIEIDSIQYISKHYKDMIPGIAYQVPDIDAYLKMNVMHRGSSEVIGCIQAFFTNGKTVSQPGVKWVTAVIAGLGLLTSALLSAFGNSNAASHVAANTMSLFLYFQSVAVFAMQHVETLPPIAAAWSENLMWSMGLIRVSFMQKIFRWYVQSTGGTPTLYLTSKTISVLVQRSLEFVENSWLYKRSHDVLKGNSNVLIFRGIKRLGYSAHIEVTSIVPTGLTFFVLCGYVLFGLIICTKYAIELSIRAGWIKNSRFIDFRKNWKAILKGALMRYIYIGFIQITILCFWEFVQRDSAAVITLSCLFLVMVYGIIAYASYRTIFFAKRSIAKHNNPAAILYGDQRVLHKYGFFYTMFSADYYYWSCVIMGYNFIRGLFIAFAQSSGKTQALAIFIFDLAYFIALIKYKPYLDRATNIMNILISTVTLINSFLFLFFSGLFNQPYPVGSIMAWVFFILNAAFSLILLMMILVYVGFVLFSKNPDVRFKPANDDRTSFQRQTATVGALDKSVAEELMALGTVAKDHDGDWQELLATQGNRTTESSSGSVDDEKFLSLKNEQSVSRKHSLKDKLFRKMSIRRNKSTSSKISNGKSISNAGTLSPGSSSNSTEPMSKSYPRVTSRGSGAENRLIDNSSDFDFTLDPGQVTPTRSPRRTASINNESVNLDGNADVNATSSTDIFQHNNGSYYKL from the coding sequence ATGATTATGAAAGATTTTCTAGCCAAATGTTGGATACTGCTATGTTTCCTTATAGCAAGTGCTTCAGCGAAGCGTAATTTGGTTGCTACATCGCTTGTGACATGTATGGATAACTCACAGTTGACAGCGAACAGTTTTGATGTTGTGTTCAATCCAGACGACAGTTCGTTGCATTATACCTTGGATATCACTACAGAAGTGAACGGATATGTCGTGGCACAAGCTGAAGTATACGCATATGGGTTCAGAGTCATCAACAAGGTTATCGATCCATGTGATTCGAACTGGAAACAATTTTGTCCCCTATACCCTGGTGTCATTGAAATTGACTCCATCCAGTACATTTCAAAACATTACAAGGACATGATTCCCGGTATCGCATACCAGGTCCCAGATATTGATGCGTACCTAAAAATGAATGTCATGCACCGTGGCTCGTCCGAAGTTATTGGCTGCATCCAGGCTTTCTTCACTAATGGTAAGACAGTGTCCCAGCCAGGTGTCAAATGGGTCACTGCTGTCATTGCAGGTCTCGGTTTGTTGACTTCTGCTTTGTTATCGGCGTTTGGTAACTCTAATGCCGCTTCCCACGTCGCTGCAAACACCATGTCACTTTTCTTATACTTCCAATCTGTCGCTGTGTTTGCCATGCAGCACGTTGAGACCCTTCCACCAATCGCAGCCGCTTGGTCGGAGAACTTGATGTGGTCAATGGGTTTGATTCGTGTGAGCTTCATGCAAAAGATCTTCAGATGGTACGTCCAGTCCACAGGTGGTACTCCAACCTTATATTTGACTTCAAAAACCATATCTGTCTTGGTGCAAAGATCCCTTGAATTCGTTGAGAATTCCTGGCTATACAAACGTTCCCATGACGTTCTAAAGGGTAATTCAAATGTCTTAATTTTCAGAGGTATCAAACGTCTAGGTTACAGTGCTCATATTGAAGTGACTTCTATTGTCCCTACAGGATTAACCTTCTTTGTTTTATGCGGTTACGTCTTATTTGGGTTAATCATCTGTACAAAATATGCTATTGAGTTATCCATTAGAGCAGGTTGGATTAAAAACTCAAGGTTTATCGATTTCAGAAAGAACTGGAAGGCAATTCTGAAAGGGGCCTTAATGCGTTACATTTATATCGGTTTCATCCAAATCACCATCTTATGTTTCTGGGAGTTCGTTCAAAGAGATTCAGCAGCAGTCATTACTCTAAGTTGTTTGTTCCTTGTCATGGTCTATGGTATCATTGCTTATGCCTCTTACAGAACCATATTTTTTGCTAAAAGATCGATTGCTAAGCACAACAATCCTGCCGCAATCTTATATGGTGACCAAAGAGTGTTACACAAGTATGGTTTCTTCTACACTATGTTTTCCGCTGATTATTACTACTGGTCATGTGTTATCATGGGTTACAATTTCATTAGAGGGCTTTTCATTGCTTTTGCTCAAAGCTCAGGTAAAACACAAGCCCTTGCCATCTTCATATTCGATTTGGCATACTTCATTGCTCTAATAAAGTACAAACCATATTTGGATCGTGCTACAAATATTATGAATATCCTAATTTCAACCGTCACGTTGATTAACTCtttcttattcttatttttctctGGATTATTTAACCAACCTTACCCTGTGGGCTCTATTATGGCGTGggtatttttcattttgaatgCCGCTTTCTCTCTAATCttattgatgatgattctaGTATATGTGGGCTTTGTTCTATTCTCGAAGAACCCAGATGTTAGATTCAAGCCGGCTAATGATGATAGAACATCATTCCAAAGACAAACAGCAACTGTTGGTGCTCTAGATAAATCTGTCGCCGAAGAACTTATGGCGCTTGGTACTGTGGCAAAGGATCACGATGGTGACTGGCAAGAACTTCTGGCAACACAAGGTAATAGAACTACAGAATCGAGCAGTGGCTCAGTTGACGATGAAAAGTTCTTAAGTCTAAAAAATGAACAATCTGTCAGCAGAAAACACTCTCTAAAGGACAAATTGTTCCGCAAAATGTCTATCAGAAGGAACAAGTCCACGtcatcaaaaatatcaaatggAAAATCTATTTCTAATGCAGGAACACTGTCACCAGGATCTTCATCTAATTCAACAGAACCAATGTCGAAATCATATCCTCGTGTTACAAGTAGGGGTTCAGGAGCAGAAAATAGACTAATAGACAACAGTAGTGATTTTGACTTCACACTGGATCCAGGTCAAGTAACACCGACACGTTCTCCTCGTCGAACTGCATCAATAAATAACGAGAGCGTAAATTTGGATGGCAACGCGGATGTGAATGCCACTTCTTCTACGGATATCTTTCAACATAATAATGGTTCCTACTACAAATTGTAG